CAATTGACGCCCGCTGCCAAAGGCGCGCGAACGCACGCGGATGATGGGCGCCGCCTGGCGCCGTTTGTATTCATTGCGGGCGACCAGGCCGAGGATGCGCGTCACGAGAACCCGCCCCTCATCCGTCTCGCGCAGCTGGTCGACCAGGGTCAGTGCTTGCGCGCTTTCTTGCGCCGGCAAACGCCGTCCCTCGATATGCCATTTGAGGACTTCATCGAGCACGGGATACGGCGGTAAGCTGTCCGTGTCGCGCTGGCCCGGCGCCAGTTCCGCCGACGGCGGTTTATCGAGCACGGCGACGGGGATCAGTGCGCGCCCGGCGCTGGCGTTGAGGTGGCGCGACAGGGCGAAGACCTCCGTTTTATACAGGTCGCCGAGCAGGCCCAGTCCCCCGTTCGTGTCGCCATACAGGGTGCAGTAGCCCACCGAGATTTCGCTCTTGTTGCCGGTGGTGAGCAGCAGGGCGCCAAACGCATTCGAGTATTCCATCAATATCGTGCCGCGCACGCGCGCCTGCAGGTTTTCCAGCGGCAGCCCTTGCAGCTTGCCGTCGAAGGCGGCCGCGTAGCCCGTTTCGTATTGCGCCACGATGTGGCGTATCGGGTGCGTGTAAAGGGTGATGCCCAGGTTGGCGCACAGGGCGACGGAATCGGTGACCGAGCCGGCGCTGGAAAACACGGACGGCATGGTGATGGCCACGACGTTGTCGGCGCCGAGCGCCTCGACGGCCAGGGCCAGGGTCAGCGCCGAATCGATGCCGCCCGAGCAGCCGACGACGACTTGCGTAAAGCGGCAGCGGCGCGCGTAGTCGCGCAAACCAAGCACGATCTGGCGCCGCGCAAACTCCACGGCAGGGATGCCTTCCGGGTCGGGCACGGGGAAAGGCTGACCATCGGGCCGCGTAAAACGGCCGCCGGCAAAGCGCAGCAACTGAAAATCTTCGACGAAGCGGGCCGCCTCGAATTGCAGGCCGTCGGTCGGCGAGAGCGCGAACGAGGCGCCGTCGAACACGAGTTGGTCCTGGCCGCCCACCTGATTGACGAAGAGCAGGGGCAGATTCACACGCGCGCAGGCGGCGCCAAACACGGCGTGGCGCTGCGCGCGCTTGCCGATGTCGGACGGGCTGGCGTTGATGCTGACGATCAGATCCGGCTGCGCCGCGTGCAGGGCCTCGAACGGGTTGACGGCGTAGGCGCGGCCGTCGTCGTTCCAGCCGTCTTCGCAAATCATGAAGCCGACCTTGCAGCCGGCGATAGCGAAGGTGCAGGCGCCGGGCGGACCCGGTTCGAAATGGCGGCCTTCGTCAAAGATGCCGTAGGTCGGCAGCAGCTGCTTGTAGTATTCGGCCACGATCTGCCCGTCGCGTATCGCCAGCAAGGCGTTGTACAGGGGCTTGCCGACGCCGGAGTTGGGCCGCGCCGTGCCGATGACGGTGACCAGCGCCGGCCAGCGCGTGGACGCTTCCAGCAGCTGATTCAGCGCCTGCTGCATGCCGCGCAGGAAGGCGGCGTCCTCGAACAGGTCGCCCGGGTAGTACGCGCACAGCGACAGTTCGGGACAGACGAGCAGGTCGGCGCCATCCTCGCTGGCGCGCTGCATGCGCGCGGTGATGGCGGCGACATTGGCGTCGAAGTCGCCCACGGTCGGGTTGAGCTGGGCGAGGGCGATGGTCAGCATGGTGATCCTTCAATCGGTTGCGCTTGAAACCACTATCCTGCCTGAAAAGTTTTCTGAGCGTACTGATGCAATCGTGCAAGCCCGCCAATCCCGCAACGATCAAGCAACTACACGGTCTTGAGCCAGGCCCGCAAGCGCGTGCGCGCGTTCGCATACGGCGACGCCGTGTTGAACTGGATCATGCGCCCCATCGTGTAATGCGTGTACCAGGGCTGGCCATACAATTGCGCATCGTCATGCGCGTCGATCAGCGCCAGCAGCTGGTCTTTCGCCTGCTCCAGGCGCAGCAGCAAGTCGTCCATGCCCAGTTCAGCATAGTCGGCATAGAAGCGCTGCGCCAGGGCACCCAGAGCGTTCCACGTGAAACCTTCGGCGGGAAAAGCGATGTCCTCGATGCGTTTGCCGTCGCGCAGCTGCGCGTGCCAATGCAAGACCAGCTCGTTCCAGCCCACCAGATAGGCGAGCAAGTCGCACACGCTCATGCGCGTGCCCTTCACTTGTCCTTCCAGCACAGGTTCGCGCGACAAGGCCGGTGGCACGCGCGCCAGCTCCTGCGTCAGCTTGGCGTACGTGGTGTTGATGGCGTCGACGAGTTCCTGCTTGCTGTTCGGGATCGCCATCACGCCGCCTGCACGACAGGCAAGCCGGCTGCCTGCCAGTCGTCGTAACCGCTGCCCAGACGGCGCGCCTGCAAGCCGTGCTGGCGCAAGGCGGCCACGGCTTGCACGGACAGCACGCAATACGGGCCGCGGCAGTAGGCGGCGATCTCTGCGTTCGCGGGCAATTCGCCCAAGCGACGCTGCAAGTCATCAAAGGGAATATTGATCGCACCGGGCAAGTGGCCGGCGGCAAATTCCTGCGCGGGACGCACGTCGAGCACGGTGATGCTGGCTTCCTGCAAGCGCGCCAGCAACTCGTCGCCCGTGATCGCTTCCACGTGGTCGCCCCGGCCCAGCGCCTGCAACTCGCTGCGCTGGTGCTGCGCATACAGCTCCAGCGCGGCCAGCAGCTGCATGACAGGGCCGCTACCGAGCCGGTACAGCACGCGCTTGCCGTCGCGCCGCGCCTGCACGAAGCCGGCGCGCCGCAACTGCTGCAAATGCTGGGAGGTATTGGCCACGGACAAGCCCGTCAACTCGACCAGCTGCTCCACCGCATATTCGCCGTGCGCAATCTGTTCGAGCAGGCGCAAGCGCGGCGCGCTGCCTAAAATATGGGCAAACCCGGCGGAACCGGTCAGCAATTCGATATCAGCATTTTTCATTGACACGATGCTAGCACCCTTATAACATTCAAGCAATCAATTGAATGTTAGGAACAGCAATGCAAATACTCTGGCTCGATGCACTGGCGATCGGCGTGGGCGCGACGGCGGTGATGGATGTGTGGGCGGTGGCCCTGAAACGCTTTTGGTGCATCCCTTCGCTGAACTTTGCGATGGTGGGGCGCTGGCTCGGCCATCTGCCGCGCGGCAGCTTCAGCCACGTCAACATCGCGCAGG
Above is a genomic segment from Janthinobacterium sp. 64 containing:
- a CDS encoding NAD+ synthase gives rise to the protein MLTIALAQLNPTVGDFDANVAAITARMQRASEDGADLLVCPELSLCAYYPGDLFEDAAFLRGMQQALNQLLEASTRWPALVTVIGTARPNSGVGKPLYNALLAIRDGQIVAEYYKQLLPTYGIFDEGRHFEPGPPGACTFAIAGCKVGFMICEDGWNDDGRAYAVNPFEALHAAQPDLIVSINASPSDIGKRAQRHAVFGAACARVNLPLLFVNQVGGQDQLVFDGASFALSPTDGLQFEAARFVEDFQLLRFAGGRFTRPDGQPFPVPDPEGIPAVEFARRQIVLGLRDYARRCRFTQVVVGCSGGIDSALTLALAVEALGADNVVAITMPSVFSSAGSVTDSVALCANLGITLYTHPIRHIVAQYETGYAAAFDGKLQGLPLENLQARVRGTILMEYSNAFGALLLTTGNKSEISVGYCTLYGDTNGGLGLLGDLYKTEVFALSRHLNASAGRALIPVAVLDKPPSAELAPGQRDTDSLPPYPVLDEVLKWHIEGRRLPAQESAQALTLVDQLRETDEGRVLVTRILGLVARNEYKRRQAAPIIRVRSRAFGSGRQLPIAAHYPTGDDA
- a CDS encoding ClbS/DfsB family four-helix bundle protein encodes the protein MAIPNSKQELVDAINTTYAKLTQELARVPPALSREPVLEGQVKGTRMSVCDLLAYLVGWNELVLHWHAQLRDGKRIEDIAFPAEGFTWNALGALAQRFYADYAELGMDDLLLRLEQAKDQLLALIDAHDDAQLYGQPWYTHYTMGRMIQFNTASPYANARTRLRAWLKTV
- a CDS encoding ArsR/SmtB family transcription factor; this encodes MKNADIELLTGSAGFAHILGSAPRLRLLEQIAHGEYAVEQLVELTGLSVANTSQHLQQLRRAGFVQARRDGKRVLYRLGSGPVMQLLAALELYAQHQRSELQALGRGDHVEAITGDELLARLQEASITVLDVRPAQEFAAGHLPGAINIPFDDLQRRLGELPANAEIAAYCRGPYCVLSVQAVAALRQHGLQARRLGSGYDDWQAAGLPVVQAA